One window from the genome of Serinibacter salmoneus encodes:
- the disA gene encoding DNA integrity scanning diadenylate cyclase DisA — MSESKPQGLGRGVLRSVAPGTELRDGLERILRGRTGALIVVGHDETVESISSGGFELDVAFSPTRLRELAKMDGAIVLNGTATRIIRAGVQLLPDAAIPTSESGTRHRTAQRTAVQTGFPVISVSQSMRIVGVYVGGVRYVVEDSDSILSRANQALATLERYKTRLDEVTQTLSALEIEDLATVRDVATFLQRQEMVRRISHEVAGYVMELGADGRLLSLQLEELVGPASPDRTLVIRDYLPESRRLEDVLAGLEDLDSTDLIDLAKITRLLGLGGAGGEALDDPVSPRGYRMLSRVPRVPVSVVEAVVGHFGSLQRMLAATVEDFHQVEGIGAVRARSLREGLSRLAEASLIDRFG, encoded by the coding sequence ATGTCCGAGTCGAAGCCCCAGGGCCTGGGGAGAGGTGTCCTTCGCTCCGTCGCGCCGGGTACCGAACTTCGCGACGGACTCGAACGCATCCTGCGGGGCCGGACCGGGGCACTGATCGTGGTCGGACACGACGAGACGGTCGAGTCGATCTCCTCGGGTGGGTTCGAGTTGGACGTCGCGTTCTCCCCGACACGCCTGCGTGAACTGGCGAAGATGGACGGTGCCATCGTGCTGAACGGCACCGCCACGCGCATCATCCGCGCGGGGGTCCAGTTGCTTCCCGACGCCGCCATCCCCACCTCGGAGTCCGGCACGCGGCACCGCACCGCACAGCGCACTGCCGTGCAGACCGGGTTCCCGGTCATCTCCGTGAGCCAGTCGATGCGCATCGTCGGGGTCTACGTCGGCGGCGTGCGCTACGTGGTGGAGGACTCCGACTCGATCCTGTCCCGCGCCAATCAGGCCCTCGCGACCCTCGAGCGCTACAAGACCAGGCTGGACGAGGTCACTCAGACACTCTCGGCCCTGGAGATCGAGGACCTCGCCACGGTGCGGGACGTCGCGACCTTCCTGCAGCGTCAGGAGATGGTCCGCCGCATCTCCCACGAGGTCGCCGGCTACGTGATGGAACTCGGCGCGGACGGCCGTCTGCTGTCGCTCCAGTTGGAAGAACTCGTCGGGCCGGCGTCACCGGATCGCACCCTCGTGATCCGCGACTACCTCCCCGAGTCGCGCCGCCTGGAGGACGTGCTCGCCGGCCTGGAGGACCTCGATTCCACCGATCTGATCGACCTCGCCAAGATCACCCGACTGCTCGGCCTGGGCGGGGCCGGGGGTGAGGCGCTCGACGACCCGGTCAGCCCCCGTGGCTACCGCATGCTCTCCCGCGTGCCCCGTGTACCCGTCTCCGTGGTCGAGGCCGTGGTGGGTCACTTCGGGAGTCTGCAGCGCATGCTCGCCGCCACCGTGGAGGACTTCCACCAGGTCGAAGGGATCGGCGCCGTCCGGGCCCGATCACTGCGCGAGGGACTGTCCCGCCTCGCGGAAGCCTCCCTCATCGACCGCTTCGGCTGA
- a CDS encoding MIP/aquaporin family protein produces the protein MLGTMMLLLFGGGVVANVLLKDSKGFNGGWLLINFGWGIGVFAGVYTAFSTGAHINPAVTVGLWVNGSDFFPGDPARDLPAIPATAGNAMLYFSGQMVGAMLGALLMYLAYKKHFDATDNPGAKLGIFSTGPAIRSYGWNLITEIIGTFVLVYVVIMFGQTPSGLGPLAVALLVVGLGASLGGPTGYAINPARDLGPRIMHQILPIKGKGDSDWGYSWVPVVGPLIGGAIGGLLAAVAI, from the coding sequence ATGCTGGGGACCATGATGCTGCTGCTGTTCGGTGGCGGCGTCGTAGCCAACGTGCTGCTCAAGGACTCCAAGGGATTCAACGGAGGCTGGCTGCTGATCAACTTCGGATGGGGCATCGGTGTGTTCGCCGGTGTCTACACCGCGTTCAGCACCGGCGCACACATCAACCCCGCCGTCACCGTCGGCCTGTGGGTCAACGGCTCCGACTTCTTCCCGGGCGACCCCGCCCGCGACCTGCCGGCCATCCCCGCCACCGCGGGCAACGCGATGCTGTACTTCTCCGGCCAGATGGTCGGGGCGATGCTCGGTGCGCTCCTGATGTACCTGGCGTACAAGAAGCACTTCGACGCCACCGACAACCCGGGCGCCAAGTTGGGGATCTTCTCCACCGGTCCGGCCATCCGCTCCTACGGGTGGAACCTGATCACCGAGATCATCGGCACCTTCGTGCTCGTGTACGTCGTGATCATGTTCGGTCAGACGCCCTCGGGGCTCGGACCGCTGGCGGTGGCGCTGCTGGTCGTCGGCCTCGGCGCCAGCCTCGGTGGGCCCACCGGGTACGCCATCAACCCGGCGCGTGACCTCGGCCCGCGCATCATGCACCAGATCCTCCCGATTAAGGGCAAGGGCGACTCCGACTGGGGCTACTCCTGGGTGCCGGTCGTCGGGCCGCTCATCGGTGGCGCGATCGGTGGTCTGCTGGCCGCCGTCGCCATCTGA
- the glpK gene encoding glycerol kinase GlpK, producing MADYVLAIDQGTTSSRAIIFDHSGQPVASGQKEHEQIFPKAGWVEHDALEIWANVREVVAQALSRASLNASDIAAVGITNQRETAVVWDKNTGKPVYNAIVWQDTRTQKICDRLAGDVGPEIYKDKVGLPLATYFAGPKVMWILENVEGAKEKAEAGDLLMGTMDTWVLWNMTGGANGGVHVTDVTNASRTLMMDLDTLAWDESIAADMGIPTSMLPEIRSSAEVYGHDRKEGLLAGVPIAGILGDQQAATFGQACFEVGHAKNTYGTGNFMLINTGTEPIPSKNGLLTTVAYKIGEKDAVYALEGSIAVTGSLVQWLRDNLKVISSAPEIEKLAATVEDNGGAYFVPAFSGLFAPYWRSDARGALVGLTRYVNIGHIARAALEATAFQTAEVLEAMNADSGVELTELKVDGGMVANEVLMQFQADVLGVDVVRPKVAETTALGAAYAAGIAVGFWSGEQDVIDNWAEDKRWSPSMDTGERDRLLRNWKKAVTKTMDWVDDDVE from the coding sequence ATGGCTGACTACGTTCTCGCCATCGACCAGGGCACCACGAGCTCCCGGGCCATCATCTTCGACCACTCCGGGCAGCCGGTTGCCAGCGGGCAGAAGGAGCACGAGCAGATCTTCCCGAAGGCGGGCTGGGTCGAGCACGATGCACTGGAGATCTGGGCGAACGTGCGCGAGGTGGTCGCCCAGGCCCTCAGCCGCGCAAGCCTGAACGCCTCCGACATCGCCGCCGTGGGCATCACCAACCAGCGCGAGACCGCGGTGGTGTGGGACAAGAACACCGGCAAGCCCGTCTACAACGCCATCGTCTGGCAGGACACCCGCACCCAGAAGATCTGCGACCGCCTCGCGGGCGACGTGGGCCCGGAGATCTACAAGGACAAGGTCGGCCTCCCGCTGGCCACCTACTTCGCCGGTCCCAAGGTGATGTGGATCCTGGAGAACGTCGAGGGCGCCAAGGAGAAGGCCGAGGCCGGCGACCTGCTCATGGGCACCATGGACACCTGGGTGCTGTGGAACATGACGGGCGGCGCCAACGGTGGCGTCCACGTCACCGACGTCACGAACGCCTCGCGCACCCTGATGATGGACCTGGACACCCTGGCCTGGGACGAGTCCATCGCCGCGGACATGGGCATCCCCACCTCGATGCTGCCGGAGATCCGCTCCTCGGCGGAGGTCTACGGGCACGACCGCAAGGAGGGACTGCTCGCCGGCGTCCCGATCGCCGGCATCCTCGGCGACCAGCAGGCGGCCACCTTCGGCCAGGCCTGCTTCGAGGTGGGCCACGCGAAGAACACCTACGGCACGGGCAACTTCATGCTCATCAACACCGGCACCGAGCCGATCCCGAGCAAGAACGGCCTGCTGACCACCGTGGCGTACAAGATCGGCGAGAAGGACGCGGTCTACGCGCTGGAGGGCTCGATCGCCGTCACCGGTTCGCTGGTGCAGTGGCTGCGCGACAACCTCAAGGTGATCTCCTCCGCGCCCGAGATCGAGAAGCTCGCCGCGACGGTCGAGGACAACGGCGGGGCCTACTTCGTGCCGGCCTTCTCCGGCCTGTTCGCCCCGTACTGGCGCAGTGACGCCCGCGGCGCCCTGGTGGGCCTGACCCGGTACGTGAACATCGGCCACATCGCCCGCGCCGCCCTGGAGGCCACCGCCTTCCAGACGGCGGAGGTGCTCGAGGCCATGAACGCGGACTCGGGGGTGGAGCTCACCGAGCTGAAGGTGGACGGCGGCATGGTCGCCAACGAGGTCCTTATGCAGTTCCAGGCCGACGTGCTCGGGGTGGACGTGGTGCGGCCGAAGGTCGCGGAGACCACCGCGCTCGGCGCCGCCTACGCCGCCGGCATCGCGGTCGGCTTCTGGTCCGGCGAGCAGGACGTCATCGACAACTGGGCCGAGGACAAGCGCTGGAGCCCGTCGATGGACACCGGCGAGCGGGACCGCCTGCTGCGCAACTGGAAGAAGGCCGTCACCAAGACGATGGACTGGGTGGACGACGACGTGGAGTAG
- a CDS encoding glycerol-3-phosphate dehydrogenase/oxidase, with amino-acid sequence MSDEEGLEVLVIGGGVTGAGIALDAATRGLRTGIIEAQDWASGTSSWSSKLVHGGLRYLQMLDFHLVHEALTERDRLIKNIAPHLVKPVSFLYPLTNRVWERGYVGAGVALYDALAAVAPGKRAMPIHRHLTQSGMAKKFPDLRHDAAIGAIRYWDASVDDARLVLTIIRTAAAYGALAAPRTQLVELTKSALGRVTGAVVEDLETGERRTIKADHVINATGVWTEETESLTGSEGGLQVLASKGIHLVVPRERIRGEVGLILQTEKSVLFVIPWSRYWIIGTTDTPYEQSLRHPTATAADIDYVLEHANAVLADPLTREDVIGTYAGLRPLLQPGTKEGTSSAKVSREHTVASPAPGFVAIAGGKLTTYRVMAKDAVDFALGDRAESLPSITEQIPLIGAVGLAAMQRQSARLQRTHGWSEAVVDHLLHRYGSALGDLLEAIEEQPDLARPLEHAPAYLRAEVHYAATHEQVLHLEDVMIHRTRLSYEVRDSGRAATDEILEVIAPVLGWDEAKCAQEKASYLAQRDAEDAAALAPTDEEADTARRSAPDVTPMVTMTTE; translated from the coding sequence ATGTCGGACGAGGAGGGCCTGGAGGTCCTCGTCATCGGCGGCGGTGTGACCGGGGCGGGCATTGCCCTGGATGCCGCCACCCGCGGACTGCGCACCGGCATCATCGAGGCCCAGGACTGGGCGAGTGGCACCTCCAGTTGGTCCAGCAAGCTCGTCCACGGCGGGCTGCGCTACCTGCAGATGCTCGACTTCCACCTCGTGCACGAGGCCCTCACCGAGCGCGACCGCCTGATCAAGAACATCGCCCCGCACCTGGTCAAGCCGGTCTCCTTCCTCTATCCCCTCACCAACCGGGTCTGGGAGCGCGGCTACGTCGGCGCCGGCGTGGCGCTGTACGACGCGCTGGCCGCGGTCGCCCCCGGCAAGCGCGCCATGCCGATCCACCGCCACCTCACCCAGTCCGGCATGGCGAAGAAGTTCCCCGACCTGCGCCACGACGCGGCCATCGGTGCCATCCGGTACTGGGACGCCTCGGTGGACGATGCCCGCCTGGTCCTCACGATCATCCGCACGGCCGCCGCCTACGGCGCGCTGGCCGCGCCCCGCACCCAACTCGTGGAGTTGACCAAGTCCGCCCTCGGACGTGTCACGGGCGCCGTGGTCGAGGACCTGGAGACGGGTGAGCGCCGCACGATCAAGGCCGACCACGTCATCAACGCCACCGGTGTGTGGACCGAGGAGACCGAGTCCCTCACCGGCTCCGAGGGCGGCCTTCAGGTGCTGGCCTCCAAGGGCATCCACCTGGTGGTGCCCCGGGAACGGATCCGCGGCGAGGTGGGACTGATCCTGCAGACAGAGAAGAGCGTGCTCTTCGTCATCCCATGGTCGCGGTACTGGATCATCGGGACCACCGACACCCCCTACGAGCAGTCGTTGCGCCACCCCACGGCCACGGCCGCCGACATCGACTACGTGCTCGAGCACGCCAACGCCGTCCTGGCCGACCCGCTGACCCGCGAGGACGTGATCGGCACCTACGCGGGCCTGCGCCCGCTGCTGCAGCCCGGCACCAAGGAGGGCACGTCCTCGGCGAAGGTCTCCCGCGAGCACACTGTCGCCTCCCCCGCCCCCGGCTTCGTCGCGATCGCCGGCGGCAAGTTGACCACCTACCGCGTGATGGCCAAGGACGCCGTCGACTTCGCCCTCGGTGACCGCGCCGAGTCCCTGCCCTCGATCACCGAGCAGATCCCGCTGATCGGCGCCGTGGGGCTCGCGGCCATGCAGCGCCAGTCCGCTCGACTGCAGCGCACCCACGGCTGGAGCGAGGCCGTGGTGGACCACCTGCTGCACCGGTACGGTTCGGCGCTGGGAGACCTCCTGGAGGCGATCGAGGAGCAGCCGGACCTCGCCCGACCGTTGGAGCACGCCCCCGCCTATCTGCGCGCCGAGGTGCACTACGCGGCCACACACGAGCAGGTCCTGCACCTGGAGGACGTGATGATCCACCGCACCCGCCTGTCCTACGAGGTTCGCGACTCCGGCCGCGCCGCCACCGACGAGATCCTCGAGGTGATCGCCCCGGTCCTCGGCTGGGACGAGGCGAAGTGCGCGCAGGAGAAGGCCTCCTACCTCGCCCAGCGGGACGCCGAGGATGCTGCCGCCCTCGCCCCCACGGACGAGGAGGCCGACACCGCCCGCCGCTCCGCACCGGATGTGACGCCGATGGTGACGATGACCACCGAATGA
- a CDS encoding A/G-specific adenine glycosylase translates to MPPRRATPHPASLGVHLPPCAGQDPAGPPDALDLRRAVCAWFEESARDLPWRDPAAGAWAVLVSEVMLQQTPVVRVEPIWREWMHRWPDPRALASASTAEVLQAWRGLGYPRRALRLRECAVVIRDHHGGRVPSEEAHLRALPGIGEYTAAAVRSFAFTAHAVVLDTNVRRVLGRVVGGEALPPPTLTRAERERAASLLPREPGQAARWNVAVMELGALICTARSPLCQDCPVARHCRWRAEGYPPDAHAARRRRQPWEGTDRQARGRVMAALRASAQPLPRDELEPLWPQDPTQLDRALASLVADGLATHTPRGYLLG, encoded by the coding sequence ATGCCTCCTCGCCGCGCCACACCGCACCCAGCCTCCCTCGGGGTTCACCTCCCACCCTGCGCCGGTCAGGACCCAGCGGGGCCACCGGACGCCCTGGACCTGCGCCGCGCGGTCTGCGCGTGGTTCGAGGAGTCCGCCCGCGACCTGCCGTGGCGGGATCCCGCGGCCGGGGCGTGGGCCGTGCTGGTGAGCGAGGTGATGCTGCAGCAGACCCCCGTGGTGCGCGTCGAACCGATCTGGCGGGAGTGGATGCACCGGTGGCCCGATCCCCGGGCGCTGGCATCCGCGAGTACCGCCGAGGTGTTGCAGGCCTGGCGCGGACTGGGCTACCCGCGACGTGCCCTGCGGCTGCGGGAGTGCGCGGTGGTGATCCGCGACCACCACGGGGGCCGGGTGCCCTCCGAGGAGGCCCACCTGCGTGCCCTGCCCGGGATCGGGGAGTACACCGCGGCCGCGGTGCGCTCGTTCGCCTTCACCGCCCACGCCGTCGTGCTGGACACCAATGTGCGCCGGGTGCTGGGTCGGGTGGTAGGTGGCGAGGCACTCCCCCCGCCCACCCTCACCCGAGCAGAGCGTGAGCGAGCAGCCTCGCTGCTCCCGCGCGAGCCCGGCCAGGCAGCGCGATGGAACGTGGCCGTCATGGAACTCGGGGCACTGATCTGCACCGCACGCTCTCCGCTGTGCCAGGACTGTCCCGTGGCGCGCCACTGTCGCTGGCGCGCCGAGGGGTACCCGCCGGATGCTCACGCGGCACGACGACGTCGCCAGCCCTGGGAGGGGACGGATCGGCAGGCCAGGGGCCGGGTGATGGCGGCGCTCCGCGCCTCGGCGCAGCCCCTGCCCCGGGACGAGCTCGAACCCCTGTGGCCCCAGGACCCCACCCAACTCGACAGGGCGCTGGCCTCGCTGGTCGCGGACGGCCTGGCCACACACACGCCACGGGGATACCTGCTGGGATGA
- the radA gene encoding DNA repair protein RadA has translation MATRSTARSGPTWRCTECGASSAKWVGRCTQCRAWGTVEEQSAPVAAAVPVTRPTAQARPIAQVDADVVATRATGIGELDRVLGGGIVPGAVTLLAGEPGVGKSTLLLAAAAAVAQRGVRVLYLTGEESAAQVRLRAQRIGALHPDLLLAAESDLGGVLGHIEDVQPGLLVLDSVQTIASAQVEGSAGGVAQVRQVTAAVIAEAKRRHLPVILVGHVTKDGGIAGPRVLEHLVDVVCVFEGDRHSRLRMMRAVKNRYGPTDEVGCFDLTDSGITGLADPSGLFLSERGPVEPGTCVSIALDGARAMPIEIQALIATTTAPHPRRATSGVDASRVSMALAVMESRLGVSTASQDVYVSTIGGAKVVEPAADTALALAVLSARTGRPVGEGTVAIGEVSLTGQLRPTTGLERRLAEAARLGFGTAVVPHSAGENLRIGSMRILRARDLREAAEFALVAPPQEGITGAHPNSPVDSPSGRGPHGVRSTEHDRHGSNLAPVEF, from the coding sequence ATGGCGACACGATCGACGGCGCGCAGCGGCCCGACCTGGCGGTGCACCGAGTGCGGCGCGAGTAGCGCGAAGTGGGTGGGACGGTGCACCCAGTGTCGCGCCTGGGGCACGGTGGAGGAGCAGTCCGCCCCCGTCGCGGCGGCCGTCCCCGTCACCCGCCCGACGGCGCAGGCCCGCCCGATCGCGCAGGTGGACGCCGATGTCGTGGCCACCCGGGCCACCGGGATCGGGGAACTCGACCGGGTGCTGGGCGGCGGGATCGTGCCGGGAGCCGTCACGCTGCTGGCCGGGGAACCCGGGGTCGGCAAGTCCACGCTCCTGTTGGCGGCGGCAGCGGCCGTGGCCCAGCGCGGTGTGCGCGTGCTGTACCTGACGGGCGAGGAGTCCGCCGCCCAGGTGCGGTTGCGCGCCCAGCGCATCGGGGCGCTGCACCCGGACCTGCTCCTGGCCGCGGAGTCCGACCTCGGCGGAGTGCTCGGGCACATCGAGGACGTACAACCCGGGCTGCTGGTGCTGGACTCCGTGCAGACCATCGCCTCGGCACAGGTGGAGGGGTCGGCCGGCGGCGTGGCGCAGGTGCGCCAGGTCACTGCCGCGGTGATCGCCGAGGCGAAGCGACGCCACCTCCCGGTGATCCTGGTGGGGCATGTCACCAAGGACGGCGGGATCGCCGGCCCCCGGGTGCTGGAGCACCTGGTGGATGTGGTGTGCGTGTTCGAGGGCGACAGGCACTCCCGGCTGCGGATGATGCGCGCCGTGAAGAACCGGTACGGGCCAACGGACGAGGTGGGATGCTTCGACCTCACCGACTCCGGCATCACCGGGCTGGCGGACCCGAGTGGGCTGTTCCTGTCCGAGCGGGGCCCGGTGGAACCCGGCACCTGCGTGAGCATCGCGCTGGACGGCGCCCGGGCCATGCCGATCGAGATCCAGGCGCTGATCGCCACGACGACCGCCCCCCACCCTCGGCGCGCCACCTCCGGGGTGGATGCCTCGCGGGTGAGCATGGCGCTGGCCGTGATGGAGTCCCGGCTCGGGGTGAGCACCGCCTCGCAGGACGTGTACGTCTCCACGATCGGCGGCGCGAAGGTGGTGGAACCCGCCGCCGACACCGCGCTCGCACTCGCTGTCCTCTCCGCTCGCACCGGACGACCCGTCGGCGAGGGCACGGTGGCCATCGGCGAGGTGAGCCTCACGGGGCAGTTGCGGCCGACCACCGGGCTCGAGCGACGCCTGGCGGAGGCGGCGCGCCTGGGCTTCGGTACCGCCGTCGTACCGCACAGCGCCGGCGAGAACCTGCGCATCGGATCCATGCGGATCCTGCGTGCGCGCGATCTGCGCGAGGCCGCGGAGTTCGCGCTCGTGGCGCCCCCGCAGGAGGGCATCACCGGAGCGCACCCGAACTCACCGGTCGACTCCCCCTCCGGGCGCGGCCCACACGGTGTCCGGAGCACCGAACACGACCGGCACGGGTCGAACCTCGCTCCCGTAGAGTTCTGA
- a CDS encoding sugar-binding transcriptional regulator, giving the protein MSDRDDLMHEAASMYYLQDATMETIARQFGMSRSGVSRLLKSARERGIVRIHVAQADAGGDMARTITREYGVRAHVVPVRTSITEDVRLDHVARYAAQLLVEWFGPGMTLGIAWGTTVAAMTRYLPHAPRRDATVVQLNGAANNLASGLAYGTDLVSQFASAFDAVPTYFPVPAFFDYAQTRQLMWRERSVRHVLEIQSHAEIALFGVGALVAPVPSHVYTSGYLDTADRRALEADGVVGDVCTVFLRGNGSWEDVAINARATGPTPRQLQGIARRVCVVSGEAKVAPLRAALLAGAVTDLVIDDASAQTLVRSGLTSRR; this is encoded by the coding sequence GTGAGCGACCGTGACGACTTGATGCACGAGGCAGCGTCGATGTATTACCTGCAGGACGCGACGATGGAGACCATCGCGCGGCAGTTCGGGATGTCCCGCTCCGGGGTCTCCCGGCTGCTGAAGTCGGCACGTGAACGCGGGATCGTGCGCATCCACGTGGCGCAGGCCGACGCAGGTGGCGACATGGCGCGCACCATCACCCGGGAGTACGGGGTGCGTGCGCACGTGGTGCCGGTGCGCACCTCGATCACCGAGGACGTACGCCTGGACCACGTGGCGCGCTACGCCGCGCAGCTCCTGGTGGAGTGGTTCGGTCCGGGTATGACCCTGGGGATCGCCTGGGGGACCACCGTGGCCGCGATGACCCGCTACCTCCCGCACGCGCCCCGCCGGGACGCCACGGTGGTGCAGCTCAACGGTGCAGCGAACAATCTCGCCTCCGGTCTGGCGTACGGGACCGACCTGGTCAGCCAGTTCGCCTCGGCTTTCGACGCCGTCCCGACCTACTTCCCGGTGCCGGCGTTCTTCGACTACGCCCAGACGCGGCAACTGATGTGGCGCGAGCGCAGCGTCCGCCACGTGCTGGAGATCCAGAGCCACGCGGAGATCGCGCTGTTCGGGGTGGGTGCACTGGTGGCCCCGGTTCCCTCCCACGTCTACACCTCCGGCTACCTCGACACCGCCGATCGCCGCGCACTGGAGGCCGACGGCGTGGTGGGGGACGTGTGCACGGTCTTCCTGCGCGGGAACGGCTCCTGGGAGGACGTCGCCATCAATGCGCGCGCCACCGGCCCCACGCCCCGGCAGCTACAGGGCATCGCGCGGCGGGTGTGTGTCGTGTCCGGGGAGGCCAAGGTGGCCCCGCTGCGTGCTGCGCTGCTCGCCGGCGCCGTGACGGACCTGGTCATCGACGACGCGAGCGCGCAGACCCTGGTGCGCTCCGGCCTCACCTCACGTCGGTGA
- a CDS encoding zinc-dependent alcohol dehydrogenase — MTSNDARLTPDTPAPLPESMRRARLFGAGDLRIDEVPLPVPAPGETLVRMTDMGLCGSDLHWYAEGGIGDATITQPLVPGHELAGIAVDGPHAGRAVALDPAIPCEQCEMCAQNNRNLCPRVRFSGHSVTEGGLVEYKAWPTHLLHPLPPSMTGADGAVLEPLGVALHAWDLAHTRLAQDIVVVGCGPIGLLLIQMARALGGGGRVIAVEPLAHRREAALRYGADVAVDPAALDGEGLAEALAGSLGAHTVFEVAGNDDAVAASLRLARPGARVVLIGIPDDDVTSFPAGLARRKGLTLVTVRRMKEMYERTIALVDSGVVDVRSLVSARLPLGRAEEAFTRAVARSGLKVVIALDA; from the coding sequence ATGACCAGCAACGACGCTCGACTCACGCCCGACACCCCGGCCCCGCTGCCCGAGAGCATGCGGCGTGCACGGCTGTTCGGCGCGGGCGACCTGCGCATCGACGAGGTCCCCCTCCCGGTCCCAGCGCCGGGGGAGACCCTGGTGCGGATGACCGACATGGGCCTGTGCGGCTCCGACCTGCACTGGTACGCCGAGGGCGGGATCGGGGACGCCACCATCACCCAGCCCCTCGTCCCGGGGCACGAACTCGCCGGCATCGCGGTGGACGGGCCGCACGCCGGCCGCGCGGTCGCGCTCGATCCGGCGATCCCGTGCGAGCAGTGCGAGATGTGCGCGCAGAACAACCGCAACCTCTGCCCGCGGGTGCGCTTCTCCGGTCACAGCGTCACCGAGGGCGGCCTGGTGGAGTACAAGGCCTGGCCCACCCACCTGCTCCACCCGCTCCCGCCGTCCATGACCGGCGCGGACGGCGCGGTCCTGGAGCCACTGGGCGTCGCCCTGCACGCCTGGGACCTGGCGCACACCCGCCTCGCCCAGGACATCGTGGTAGTCGGCTGCGGTCCCATCGGCCTCCTGCTGATCCAGATGGCCAGGGCCCTGGGCGGCGGAGGGCGCGTGATCGCCGTCGAACCGCTCGCGCACCGGCGTGAGGCCGCCCTGCGGTACGGCGCGGACGTCGCGGTGGACCCCGCCGCGCTCGACGGCGAGGGGCTGGCCGAGGCGCTCGCGGGCAGCCTGGGTGCCCATACGGTCTTCGAGGTGGCCGGGAACGACGACGCGGTCGCGGCCTCGCTGCGCCTGGCGCGCCCGGGCGCACGGGTGGTGCTCATCGGGATCCCGGACGACGACGTCACCTCCTTCCCCGCGGGCCTCGCCCGCCGCAAGGGCCTCACCCTGGTGACAGTGCGGCGCATGAAGGAGATGTACGAGCGGACCATCGCCCTGGTGGACTCCGGCGTGGTGGATGTGCGCAGCCTCGTCAGCGCCCGTCTCCCGCTGGGGCGCGCCGAGGAGGCCTTCACCCGGGCGGTCGCGCGCTCCGGGCTGAAGGTCGTCATCGCGTTGGACGCGTGA
- the proC gene encoding pyrroline-5-carboxylate reductase yields MKIALLGSGVMGSAVLSSIAAEESVTEVSVTDVRGEVARRVAGEAEDRARSEGYAVSISGGTVGAAAVRDADLIVLAVKPQHMDTLLAQISPHLPGGSPVVSIAAGLPTAYFAQRLPVGTPVVRVMPNTPATIGQGVSAISAGEHATEEHLDLVEALFARTGLVVRVPESQQSVVTGVSGSGPAYVFAMIDALAEAGTAGGLPRALALQLAAHTVAGSGAYAVESGQHPALLREAVSSPGGTTLAGLGELDERAVRAAYLAAVRSAAARADELASQLAGPADDA; encoded by the coding sequence ATGAAGATCGCACTGCTGGGGTCGGGAGTGATGGGCAGCGCCGTGCTCTCCTCCATCGCCGCCGAGGAGTCCGTGACGGAGGTGAGCGTCACCGACGTGCGCGGCGAGGTCGCCCGCCGGGTCGCGGGGGAGGCGGAGGACCGGGCGCGCAGCGAGGGGTACGCCGTCTCGATCTCCGGGGGGACCGTCGGCGCCGCCGCGGTGCGGGACGCGGACCTGATCGTGCTCGCCGTCAAGCCGCAGCACATGGACACGCTGCTCGCCCAGATCTCCCCGCACCTGCCCGGTGGCTCCCCCGTGGTCTCGATCGCGGCGGGCCTGCCCACCGCCTACTTCGCGCAGCGGCTGCCCGTCGGCACGCCCGTGGTCCGGGTGATGCCCAACACCCCGGCCACGATCGGGCAGGGGGTGAGCGCGATCAGCGCCGGGGAGCACGCAACCGAGGAGCACCTCGACCTGGTGGAGGCCCTGTTCGCCCGCACCGGCCTGGTGGTGCGGGTGCCGGAGAGCCAGCAGAGCGTGGTGACCGGGGTCTCCGGCTCCGGCCCGGCGTACGTCTTCGCGATGATCGACGCGCTGGCGGAGGCGGGCACCGCGGGCGGTCTGCCTCGCGCTCTCGCGTTGCAGCTCGCCGCGCACACGGTCGCTGGTTCCGGTGCCTACGCGGTGGAGTCGGGTCAGCACCCCGCGCTGCTGCGGGAGGCGGTCTCCTCGCCCGGCGGCACCACGCTCGCGGGCCTCGGCGAACTCGACGAGCGCGCGGTGCGCGCCGCCTACCTCGCGGCGGTGCGATCCGCGGCGGCGCGCGCCGACGAACTCGCTTCCCAGCTCGCCGGCCCCGCGGACGATGCCTGA